From Solea senegalensis isolate Sse05_10M linkage group LG19, IFAPA_SoseM_1, whole genome shotgun sequence, the proteins below share one genomic window:
- the LOC122785052 gene encoding cyclin-dependent kinase 5 activator 1-like produces MGTVLSLSPSYRKAALFEDGPATVGHYTAVQNSKNAKDAAAAAKSLKRPSIISVLPWKRIVAVSAKRKGSKKLQSEGGDGGKGNSPEGHATATSGSASNSLKLKKSQSCANLSSYSSSQDPATTTTTTSSHLPTSKTLANVATVAVKKNSLTGSGIQPSTAAGTPKRVIVQASTSELMRSLGEFLCRRCYRLKRLSPTDPVLWLRSVDRSLLLQGWQDQGFITPANVVFLYMLCRDVVSAEVASERELQASLLTCLYLSYSYMGNEISYPLKPFLVEAEKEAFWDRCLEIINRMSGKMLQINTDPHYFTQVFADLKNESKKEEEKTKLLIGLDR; encoded by the exons ATGGGTACAGTGCTGTCGTTGTCTCCCAGCTACCGGAAGGCGGCGCTGTTCGAGGACGGCCCGGCTACAGTGGGCCACTACACAGCCGTGCAGAACAGCAAAAATGCCAAGGACGCTGCCGCAGCTGCAAAGTCCCTCAAGCGGCCTTCCATTATTAGCGTGCTGCCATGGAAACGAATCGTGGCTGTGTCGGCGAAGAGGAAGGGTTCCAAGAAGCTGCAGTCAGAGGGTGGGGACGGCGGGAAGGGGAACTCCCCGGAAGGTCACGCCACCGCCACATCCGGCTCGGCCTCCAACAGTCTGAAGCTGAAGAAGTCGCAGTCCTGTGCGAACCTTTCATCTTACTCATCCAGCCAGGACCCCGCGACCACCACGACCACTACCTCCTCTCACCTGCCCACCTCTAAGACCCTGGCTAATGTAGCTACTGTAGCTGTCAAAAAGAATTCCCTCACAGGCTCTGGGATCCAGCCATCTACTGCAGCAGGCACGCCGAAACGTGTCATTGTCCAG GCTTCCACCAGTGAACTGATGCGCAGCCTGGGTGAGTTCCTGTGTCGACGCTGTTATCGTCTGAAGCGTCTCTCCCCGACAGATCCGGTGTTGTGGCTGCGCAGTGTGGACCGCTCCCTCCTCTTACAGGGCTGGCAGGACCAGGGCTTCATCACTCCGGCCAACGTAGTCTTCCTCTACATGCTGTGCCGCGACGTGGTCTCTGCCGAGGTGGCCTCCGAGCGGGAGCTGCAGGCCTCGCTGCTCACCTGCCTCTACCTGTCCTACTCCTACATGGGCAATGAGATCTCCTACCCGCTGAAGCCTTTCCTGGTGGAGGCGGAGAAGGAAGCCTTCTGGGACCGCTGCCTGGAGATCATCAACCGCATGAGTGGCAAGATGCTTCAGATCAACACCGACCCACACTACTTCACCCAAGTGTTTGCCGACCTGAAGAACGAGAgcaagaaagaagaggagaagaccAAACTCCTCATAGGCCTCGACCGATAA